The following are encoded in a window of Echeneis naucrates chromosome 19, fEcheNa1.1, whole genome shotgun sequence genomic DNA:
- the zdhhc6 gene encoding palmitoyltransferase ZDHHC6 isoform X2 gives MNFMSSFVTFENLHEVRRLCHWGPVIALSVIAICSTMAILDSIIWYWPLDTTGGSINFIMLINWTVLILYNYFNAMFVGPGYIPPGWRPDNQQDTQYLQYCRVCQGYKAPRSHHCRKCNRCVMKMDHHCPWINNCCGHLNHTYFTSFLLLAPLGCSHAAIIFIMTMYTQLYERISFGWSTVKIDMSAVRQFQPLMPFSVPAFAATLFALGLALGTTIAVGMLFFIQMKVILRNKTSIESWIEEKAKDRIQHYQTGEEFIFPYDLGSRWLNFKQVFTWSGRPSGDGIEWPVHPKCHQHTLTIEQLKQKADKRVRSVQYRAIEDYNGACCPLSKGLQTFFRTPCTEEPRIPLNKGDTILATRGTKWWMYGDKVLGEEQLKVGERVRGWFPRRCVEKCHYDTAASDSTSEKKVN, from the exons ATGAACTTCATGTCATCTTTTGTGACCTTTGAGAACCTCCATGAGGTTCGGAGATTGTGCCACTGGGGTCCAGTCATAGCCCTGTCTGTCATTGCTATATGCTCCACCATGGCAATTCTGGACTCCATCATCTGGTACTGGCCACTAGACACAACAGGAGGCAGTATTAACTTCATCATGCTCATCAACTGGACCGTCCTCATCCTCTATAACTACTTCAATGCTATGTTTGTTGGACCTGGTTACATCCCCCCTGGCTGGAGACCA GATAATCAGCAGGATACGCAGTACCTTCAGTACTGCAGAGTGTGCCAAGGGTACAAGGCCCCCAGGTCCCACCACTGTCGCAAGTGTAACAG GTGTGTGATGAAGATGGACCACCACTGCCCTTGGATAAACAACTGCTGCGGTCATTTAAACCACACCTACTTCACCAGCTTCTTGCTGCTGGCTCCACTGGGCTGCTCACACGCtgccattattttcattatgacCATGTACACACAGTTGTATGAAAGG ATTTCATTTGGGTGGAGCACAGTGAAGATTGACATGAGTGCTGTGCGTCAATTCCAGCCCCTCATGCCCTTCAGTGTTCCCGCCTTTGCTGCCACACTCTTTGCCTTAGGCCTGGCACTGGGCACCACTATTGCTGTTGGCATGCTTTTCTTCATACAG ATGAAAGTCATCCTTCGAAATAAGACCTCGATCGAGTCCTGGATCGAGGAAAAG GCCAAAGACAGAATACAGCACTACCAAACAGGGGAAGAGTTCATCTTCCCTTATGACCTCGGCAGCCGCTGGCTTAATTTCAAACAAGTCTTCACATGGTCAGGAAGGCCAAGCGGTGATGGCATTGAATGGCCAGTCCATCCTAAGTGTCACCAGCACACCTTAACT ATTGAGCAACTGAAGCAGAAAGCTGATAAACGAGTAAGAAGT GTCCAGTACCGGGCGATAGAGGACTATAACGGAGCTTGCTGCCCTCTCAGCAAGGGTCTCCAAACCTTCTTCAGAACCCCCTGCACTGAGGAGCCCAGGATCCCCCTCAACAAGGGAGACACCATTCTAGCTACCCGTGGAACCAA ATGGTGGATGTATGGAGACAAAGTTCTGGGTGAGGAGCAATtaaaag tggGAGAACGTGTTAGGGGATGGTTTCCAAGGCGATGTGTGGAGAAGTGCCATTATGACACAGCTGCCAGTGATAGCACCAGCgaaaagaaagtaaattaa
- the zdhhc6 gene encoding palmitoyltransferase ZDHHC6 isoform X1: MNFMSSFVTFENLHEVRRLCHWGPVIALSVIAICSTMAILDSIIWYWPLDTTGGSINFIMLINWTVLILYNYFNAMFVGPGYIPPGWRPDNQQDTQYLQYCRVCQGYKAPRSHHCRKCNRCVMKMDHHCPWINNCCGHLNHTYFTSFLLLAPLGCSHAAIIFIMTMYTQLYERISFGWSTVKIDMSAVRQFQPLMPFSVPAFAATLFALGLALGTTIAVGMLFFIQMKVILRNKTSIESWIEEKAKDRIQHYQTGEEFIFPYDLGSRWLNFKQVFTWSGRPSGDGIEWPVHPKCHQHTLTIEQLKQKADKRVRSQVQYRAIEDYNGACCPLSKGLQTFFRTPCTEEPRIPLNKGDTILATRGTKWWMYGDKVLGEEQLKVGERVRGWFPRRCVEKCHYDTAASDSTSEKKVN, encoded by the exons ATGAACTTCATGTCATCTTTTGTGACCTTTGAGAACCTCCATGAGGTTCGGAGATTGTGCCACTGGGGTCCAGTCATAGCCCTGTCTGTCATTGCTATATGCTCCACCATGGCAATTCTGGACTCCATCATCTGGTACTGGCCACTAGACACAACAGGAGGCAGTATTAACTTCATCATGCTCATCAACTGGACCGTCCTCATCCTCTATAACTACTTCAATGCTATGTTTGTTGGACCTGGTTACATCCCCCCTGGCTGGAGACCA GATAATCAGCAGGATACGCAGTACCTTCAGTACTGCAGAGTGTGCCAAGGGTACAAGGCCCCCAGGTCCCACCACTGTCGCAAGTGTAACAG GTGTGTGATGAAGATGGACCACCACTGCCCTTGGATAAACAACTGCTGCGGTCATTTAAACCACACCTACTTCACCAGCTTCTTGCTGCTGGCTCCACTGGGCTGCTCACACGCtgccattattttcattatgacCATGTACACACAGTTGTATGAAAGG ATTTCATTTGGGTGGAGCACAGTGAAGATTGACATGAGTGCTGTGCGTCAATTCCAGCCCCTCATGCCCTTCAGTGTTCCCGCCTTTGCTGCCACACTCTTTGCCTTAGGCCTGGCACTGGGCACCACTATTGCTGTTGGCATGCTTTTCTTCATACAG ATGAAAGTCATCCTTCGAAATAAGACCTCGATCGAGTCCTGGATCGAGGAAAAG GCCAAAGACAGAATACAGCACTACCAAACAGGGGAAGAGTTCATCTTCCCTTATGACCTCGGCAGCCGCTGGCTTAATTTCAAACAAGTCTTCACATGGTCAGGAAGGCCAAGCGGTGATGGCATTGAATGGCCAGTCCATCCTAAGTGTCACCAGCACACCTTAACT ATTGAGCAACTGAAGCAGAAAGCTGATAAACGAGTAAGAAGT CAGGTCCAGTACCGGGCGATAGAGGACTATAACGGAGCTTGCTGCCCTCTCAGCAAGGGTCTCCAAACCTTCTTCAGAACCCCCTGCACTGAGGAGCCCAGGATCCCCCTCAACAAGGGAGACACCATTCTAGCTACCCGTGGAACCAA ATGGTGGATGTATGGAGACAAAGTTCTGGGTGAGGAGCAATtaaaag tggGAGAACGTGTTAGGGGATGGTTTCCAAGGCGATGTGTGGAGAAGTGCCATTATGACACAGCTGCCAGTGATAGCACCAGCgaaaagaaagtaaattaa